CAGCAGCGCGTTGATGTAGTCGGATGTCAGGTTGCCAAAGTGAAGGGCGGAAATCAGCGTCTGGCCGGGGCGCAGGTACTCGATCTCGTCGTAGGTGGGTGGAGCGATCTTCAGGATAATGTCAGCCTCGTATACTTCGTCGGTGGCGTACACTATTTTGGCGCCTGCCTCGGAATATTCGTGGTCGGAGTATTTAGAGGGACTGCCGGCTCCTGTCTCTATGCGGATCCGATGGCCTTGGTCGGTGAGTTGCTTTACAGCGTCAGGTGTGAGACCTATACGGTTCTCCTGGAACGACGACTCCTTCGGGATGCCAATAAATAAGTTGCGGCGCCTGTCTTCCACCGCCAGCATTGACTCTTTGGGATACAGCGCCTGGCTTGTGGCTATCTTTCCTAACTCTACGGCAAACTTCTCCGTCATACTTCGTTTGTTACAAACTATCCAATATTATTATACTGCTCCATCCGGCATAGCAGACATTCAACTGCGTAAAGTCCCCCTTCGAAGGGGGCAGGGGGATGATTACACCTGCGAATCAGCTACAAAAGCTCTAATCGTGCGCTCCACGTTTGACAAATCCTTCATTACCTCCTCATCTGTAAAACGCAGTACTGTAAACCCTAAGTTAGACAGTACTTCATCCCGTTCCTGGTCTTCTACTGTTTTGAAATTATGTGAATAGCCATCTACCTCTATTATCAGCTTCAACTCTTTACACATAAAATCGGCTATATAATTCCCGATTGGTCGCTGACGTAGAA
Above is a window of Pontibacter akesuensis DNA encoding:
- a CDS encoding endonuclease domain-containing protein; amino-acid sequence: MEQNNFYNKHLKPFARSLRSDATKAGIRLWCEVLSKGKTGYGFLRQRPIGNYIADFMCKELKLIIEVDGYSHNFKTVEDQERDEVLSNLGFTVLRFTDEEVMKDLSNVERTIRAFVADSQV